One window of the Devosia sp. 2618 genome contains the following:
- a CDS encoding ABC transporter substrate-binding protein, with the protein MTILSTARKVIFATVLASVSAFAMSASAETLTVMQIEAPRSMDPGDQSATYTNALLAPVYEGLVLRASDLSLAPGLATEWTIDESGKVYTFKLRENVVFHDGTPFNAEAVVYNFERHLNTERGLAASGRLRTILDSIEAVDDMTVQFNLKSPYPAFLNILTTNSAQQVSPTADAAGNLGAASVGTGPYKMVEYRSGEFVDQTKFDGYWGDNSNSVDDIRWTWSSEPSVLSMALQTGDADVINPVPPVFAATIEANPELNLAVSPGSAVFWLSLNVESEPLNDVRVRQALNFATDKEGLIASIMSGYATPANSPLATVAEGYRADLNPYPFDIERAKALLAEAGVPDGFTMSVVVQEQEARIAEILQAMWAKIGVTLDVRRMESGVWSASAFGDEKQKAEEGVDSVIASWSSGVNGPDLQFRPLYHTASFSPTSANLGFYSNPDFDRQLDEAAAMTDVDARNKVYGDLQELINTDAPHVLLYVTQDLIATRDGVEGVWMIPGGLVRVDTVTK; encoded by the coding sequence ATGACCATTCTCTCAACCGCGCGGAAAGTGATCTTCGCGACGGTTCTTGCTAGCGTTTCCGCTTTTGCGATGAGCGCGTCCGCCGAAACCCTGACCGTGATGCAGATCGAAGCACCGCGTTCCATGGATCCAGGTGATCAGAGCGCGACCTATACCAATGCGCTGCTGGCGCCCGTCTATGAAGGCTTGGTGCTGCGTGCATCGGACCTGAGCCTGGCACCGGGCCTTGCCACCGAATGGACGATCGACGAAAGCGGCAAGGTTTACACCTTCAAGCTGCGCGAAAACGTCGTCTTCCACGATGGCACGCCATTCAATGCCGAAGCCGTGGTCTACAATTTCGAGCGCCACCTCAACACCGAGCGCGGTCTTGCCGCTTCGGGTCGTCTGCGCACGATTCTCGACAGCATCGAAGCTGTCGATGACATGACGGTGCAGTTCAACCTTAAGTCGCCCTACCCGGCGTTCCTGAACATCCTCACCACCAACTCCGCTCAGCAGGTCAGCCCCACCGCTGACGCCGCTGGCAATCTCGGTGCAGCTTCGGTCGGTACCGGCCCATACAAGATGGTCGAATACCGCTCCGGTGAATTTGTCGATCAGACCAAGTTTGACGGCTATTGGGGCGACAACTCCAACAGCGTTGATGACATCCGCTGGACCTGGTCCTCGGAGCCATCCGTGCTGTCGATGGCCCTGCAGACAGGCGACGCAGACGTGATCAACCCTGTGCCGCCAGTGTTTGCTGCCACCATTGAAGCCAATCCCGAGCTGAACCTTGCCGTTTCGCCCGGTTCGGCGGTGTTCTGGCTGTCGCTCAATGTCGAGTCCGAGCCGCTCAACGACGTTCGCGTTCGTCAGGCTCTGAACTTTGCGACCGACAAGGAAGGCCTGATCGCTTCGATCATGTCTGGCTACGCAACCCCGGCAAACTCGCCACTGGCAACCGTTGCCGAAGGCTACCGCGCCGACCTGAACCCCTACCCGTTCGATATCGAACGCGCCAAGGCCCTGCTGGCCGAAGCTGGCGTTCCAGATGGCTTCACCATGTCGGTGGTCGTTCAGGAACAGGAAGCCCGCATCGCGGAAATCCTGCAGGCCATGTGGGCCAAGATCGGCGTGACCCTTGACGTGCGTCGTATGGAATCGGGCGTCTGGTCGGCATCGGCATTCGGTGACGAAAAGCAGAAGGCTGAAGAAGGCGTGGATTCGGTTATCGCATCCTGGTCTTCGGGTGTGAACGGTCCGGATCTTCAGTTCCGTCCGCTCTACCACACCGCAAGCTTCTCCCCGACCTCGGCAAACCTGGGCTTCTATTCGAACCCCGACTTTGACCGCCAGCTCGACGAAGCTGCAGCGATGACCGATGTCGATGCCCGCAACAAGGTCTATGGCGACCTGCAGGAGCTCATCAACACCGACGCACCGCACGTGCTGCTCTACGTGACCCAGGACCTCATCGCGACCCGCGATGGCGTTGAGGGCGTGTGGATGATCCCAGGCGGCCTCGTCCGCGTGGACACAGTGACGAAGTAA
- a CDS encoding ABC transporter permease — translation MSTPVSTQPQVSFGRRVIRALDWSGRNANVVIGGILIGIIILVAAFAPLIAGADPYAIDLTNLLKAPSWEHPFGTDDNGRDIFARVIYGAQYSLLEVALSVAIATAVGVPLGIIAGMGGRWVDEIIMWVMDVLFAFPGIVLAILIVSILGPSLFNLMIAIALFAIPVYARLARNLTLGLKQMEFIEAAHALGVPQHRILLNYILRNSFGPIIVQSTLTAGTVILTAASLSFLGLGAQPPIPEWGAMMSQGRNYLGVNIWMSLFPGLAIMITVLGFNILGDGLRDLLDPRK, via the coding sequence ATGAGCACCCCAGTTTCCACTCAGCCGCAAGTGTCATTCGGCCGGCGCGTCATTCGCGCGCTGGACTGGTCGGGCCGCAACGCCAATGTCGTCATCGGCGGCATTCTGATCGGCATCATCATCCTCGTGGCTGCGTTCGCGCCGCTGATTGCGGGCGCCGATCCCTATGCCATCGATCTCACCAACCTGCTCAAGGCGCCCTCCTGGGAACACCCCTTCGGCACCGATGACAACGGGCGAGACATCTTTGCCCGTGTGATCTACGGCGCGCAGTATTCCCTGCTCGAGGTGGCCCTGTCGGTCGCCATCGCGACCGCAGTCGGCGTACCGCTCGGCATCATTGCCGGCATGGGCGGCCGCTGGGTCGACGAGATCATCATGTGGGTGATGGACGTGCTGTTTGCCTTCCCAGGCATCGTGCTGGCCATTCTGATCGTCTCGATCCTCGGGCCGAGCCTGTTCAACCTGATGATCGCCATCGCGTTGTTTGCCATCCCGGTCTATGCGCGTCTGGCCCGCAACCTGACGCTTGGCCTCAAGCAAATGGAATTCATCGAAGCCGCGCATGCTCTGGGCGTGCCACAGCATCGCATCCTTTTGAACTACATCCTGCGCAACTCGTTCGGTCCCATCATCGTGCAGTCGACCCTGACGGCCGGTACCGTGATCCTCACCGCTGCGTCGCTGTCGTTCCTCGGCTTGGGCGCACAGCCGCCCATTCCTGAATGGGGCGCGATGATGTCTCAAGGGCGCAACTACCTTGGCGTCAACATTTGGATGTCGCTGTTTCCTGGTCTTGCCATCATGATCACCGTTCTGGGATTCAATATCCTGGGAGATGGCCTGCGCGACCTTCTCGATCCAAGGAAATGA
- a CDS encoding NAD(P)-dependent oxidoreductase: MTRPSVPEILTASNLPDYFVDVDHLEDFMSVPTQGVIDDLNALDGDIMILGVGGKIGVTMARMAKKAAPHKRIIGVSRFSEEGLQERLNSWGIETIACDLLDRDAVNALPKVANVIYMAGLKFDYRGREDFLWAMNTIAPQITAEAFKDSRIVSFSTIHVYPWSNPLHGGVTERDLPMARPGEYANSVVGRERTFEHFSKKHGTPGRIMRFVYAIDPRYGVMQEVASWVLAGQPVPLATSHANVMWQGDANAQFLRMLGQCESPASPINVGGPEALSIRYLANRFGQEFGLEPKFANEEAENCLLVNCDKANGIFGNPVVSIDPMIRWVAEWVKSGKPTHGKPSKFQVRSGEF, from the coding sequence ATGACCCGCCCATCCGTTCCCGAAATCCTGACCGCATCCAACCTTCCGGATTATTTCGTAGACGTTGATCACCTAGAGGACTTCATGTCCGTGCCTACGCAGGGCGTGATTGACGACCTCAATGCGCTCGATGGCGACATTATGATCCTTGGCGTCGGCGGCAAGATCGGCGTCACCATGGCCCGCATGGCCAAAAAGGCTGCACCGCACAAGCGCATCATCGGTGTATCGCGCTTTTCCGAGGAAGGTCTGCAGGAGCGTCTCAATAGTTGGGGCATTGAAACCATCGCCTGTGACCTGCTGGATCGCGACGCCGTCAATGCGCTGCCCAAAGTCGCCAATGTTATCTACATGGCCGGCCTCAAGTTCGATTATCGCGGTCGGGAAGATTTCCTCTGGGCGATGAACACTATCGCGCCTCAGATCACCGCCGAGGCGTTCAAGGACTCCCGGATTGTTTCGTTCTCGACCATCCACGTCTATCCCTGGTCGAACCCGCTGCATGGCGGCGTAACCGAGCGCGACCTGCCGATGGCACGTCCGGGCGAGTACGCCAACTCCGTCGTGGGCCGCGAACGGACCTTTGAGCACTTCTCCAAAAAGCATGGCACGCCGGGCCGTATCATGCGCTTCGTTTACGCCATTGATCCGCGCTATGGCGTGATGCAGGAAGTCGCGAGCTGGGTGCTGGCAGGGCAGCCGGTGCCGCTGGCTACCAGCCATGCCAACGTCATGTGGCAGGGCGATGCCAATGCGCAATTCCTGCGCATGCTCGGCCAGTGCGAAAGCCCGGCATCGCCGATCAATGTCGGCGGTCCTGAAGCGCTCAGCATCCGATATCTTGCCAATCGGTTCGGTCAGGAATTCGGCCTCGAGCCAAAGTTCGCAAACGAGGAGGCCGAGAACTGCCTGCTGGTCAATTGCGACAAGGCCAACGGCATTTTCGGTAACCCAGTTGTTTCGATTGATCCAATGATCCGCTGGGTGGCCGAGTGGGTGAAGTCCGGCAAGCCCACCCACGGCAAGCCCTCCAAGTTCCAAGTCCGCTCCGGCGAGTTCTAG
- a CDS encoding copper homeostasis protein CutC codes for MGTCLLEVCVDDAAGLEAAIAGGADRIELCSALSVGGLTPLPGLMALAANAPVPVYAMIRPRSGDFVFSSAEMDMMRADIDLVRHYGLGGVVLGISREDGRLDAEALQNLIGHAQGLGLTLHRAFDLVPDFNAAIDTAVQLGFERILTSGGARSGVEGLTALEGIVAHAGDRISIMPGAGVNATNAGEILARLGVHEIHSSGGVTLQAVSGKVVELGFDNPTRRVTSREMVAAIKAAITSPTGN; via the coding sequence ATGGGTACCTGCCTGCTCGAAGTCTGTGTCGACGATGCAGCGGGGCTGGAAGCGGCGATTGCCGGTGGCGCCGATCGCATCGAACTCTGCTCGGCGCTTAGCGTTGGCGGCCTGACGCCCCTGCCCGGCCTGATGGCGCTGGCAGCGAATGCCCCGGTCCCGGTCTACGCCATGATCCGGCCTCGCAGCGGCGACTTCGTGTTCTCGTCCGCCGAGATGGACATGATGCGCGCCGACATCGACCTCGTGCGCCACTACGGCCTGGGCGGCGTGGTGCTCGGCATCAGTCGTGAGGATGGCCGTCTCGACGCAGAAGCACTACAGAACCTCATCGGGCACGCACAAGGCCTCGGCCTGACGCTGCACCGCGCCTTTGACCTCGTTCCCGACTTCAACGCCGCAATAGATACCGCTGTCCAGCTGGGCTTTGAACGCATCCTGACCTCGGGCGGCGCGCGTTCGGGCGTTGAGGGCCTGACGGCTCTCGAGGGCATCGTCGCCCATGCGGGAGATCGCATTTCGATCATGCCCGGTGCCGGCGTAAACGCCACCAATGCAGGCGAAATCCTCGCGCGACTTGGCGTGCACGAAATCCATTCCTCGGGCGGCGTAACCCTCCAAGCCGTAAGCGGCAAGGTGGTCGAACTCGGCTTCGACAACCCAACCCGCCGCGTCACCAGCAGGGAAATGGTCGCCGCGATCAAGGCTGCAATTACCTCGCCTACGGGCAACTAA
- a CDS encoding ABC transporter permease — protein sequence MQGYILRKILSLPLILIGVSLLVFVSIRMLPGETARVMAGPEATQEAVEAMTTRLGLDKPVLVQYWTFVTNALQGDFGESIRSRKPVWDEIADRMPYTVALAVVSYIFAIGIGIPAGMLAAVWRNRWPDYVVMIFAIAGASIANFWLALLAMNYFSVQLRWLPLLGANSWQSYILPAVTLAVLPMAVLARMTRSSMIEVLSQDYIRTARAKGLAPRQVYWSHALRNALIPIITIVGLNFGGLIGGAVVTESVFNWPGIGRLMVDAVRYRDYPVIQGATMVAVCAVVFINFIAEMTIAALNPRIRFD from the coding sequence ATGCAAGGCTATATCCTTCGCAAGATCCTTTCGCTGCCGCTCATCCTGATCGGCGTTTCTCTGCTGGTGTTTGTGTCTATTCGCATGCTGCCAGGGGAAACGGCTCGGGTGATGGCTGGGCCTGAGGCCACTCAGGAAGCCGTCGAAGCGATGACGACGCGACTGGGCCTGGATAAGCCCGTTCTGGTGCAGTACTGGACCTTCGTCACCAATGCGCTGCAAGGCGACTTTGGTGAATCCATTCGCTCGCGCAAGCCGGTCTGGGACGAGATCGCCGACCGCATGCCCTATACGGTGGCGCTGGCTGTCGTTTCCTACATCTTTGCAATCGGCATCGGCATTCCCGCCGGCATGCTTGCTGCCGTCTGGCGCAACCGCTGGCCCGACTATGTCGTGATGATTTTCGCCATCGCTGGCGCATCCATTGCCAATTTTTGGCTGGCGCTGTTGGCAATGAACTATTTCTCGGTGCAATTGCGCTGGTTACCGCTGCTCGGCGCGAACAGTTGGCAAAGCTATATCCTGCCTGCGGTGACGCTGGCCGTGCTACCCATGGCGGTGCTGGCACGAATGACGCGGTCATCCATGATCGAAGTGCTGAGTCAGGACTATATCCGCACCGCCCGAGCCAAAGGTCTGGCGCCACGTCAGGTCTATTGGAGCCACGCGCTACGCAATGCGCTCATCCCCATCATCACGATCGTTGGCCTCAACTTCGGTGGTCTGATCGGTGGTGCCGTGGTGACGGAATCGGTCTTCAACTGGCCCGGCATCGGACGCCTGATGGTCGACGCCGTGCGCTATCGCGACTACCCGGTTATTCAAGGTGCAACAATGGTTGCGGTTTGCGCGGTCGTGTTCATCAATTTCATTGCCGAAATGACGATCGCCGCACTCAATCCAAGGATCAGGTTTGATTGA
- a CDS encoding ROK family protein, whose product MSAVTTHGWRLAEPIGYCVDIGGSFIKFGRAYGAGQIAVEEQVPTPIHSWMDFEDALAALIRDFGGEADSLPLAISTTGLFDKRTGKVNAANIPCFAGHDMVRELSARLGRTVLIANDADSFALGEANVGAGRGHDVVMCIILGTGVGGGLVVNGKLVQGAGGVTAEWGHGAILRTHITLPKTGEDLAIPRFDCGCGQRGCTDTVGGARGVERLHRHLSGENRTSHQILDDWEAGDAVAERTVEAYFELLSEPLAFAINISGATIVPAGGGLSARIKLLEGLDKAVRQKTLNPYKDPLIVPGHFFKNGGLIGVSVLAAQMQQGKV is encoded by the coding sequence GTGTCTGCAGTTACCACGCATGGTTGGCGTCTGGCGGAGCCGATCGGCTATTGCGTCGATATCGGGGGCTCGTTCATCAAGTTTGGTCGGGCCTACGGTGCCGGCCAGATTGCCGTCGAGGAGCAGGTCCCTACCCCCATCCATTCCTGGATGGACTTTGAGGACGCGCTCGCCGCTTTGATCCGGGACTTTGGCGGCGAGGCAGACAGCCTGCCGCTTGCCATCTCGACCACCGGCCTGTTCGACAAGCGCACCGGCAAGGTCAACGCCGCCAACATTCCCTGCTTTGCAGGGCATGACATGGTGCGCGAGCTTTCGGCGCGCCTTGGCCGCACGGTCCTCATTGCCAATGACGCCGACAGCTTTGCCCTGGGCGAAGCCAATGTGGGCGCCGGACGTGGCCATGACGTCGTCATGTGCATCATTTTGGGTACCGGCGTTGGCGGCGGCCTTGTTGTCAATGGCAAGCTGGTTCAGGGCGCTGGCGGCGTAACGGCGGAATGGGGCCATGGCGCGATCCTCCGCACTCACATCACCCTGCCCAAAACCGGCGAAGACCTCGCCATTCCGCGCTTTGACTGCGGCTGCGGTCAAAGGGGCTGCACCGACACCGTCGGGGGGGCCCGCGGCGTCGAACGGCTGCATCGTCACCTCTCCGGCGAGAACCGCACCAGCCACCAGATCCTTGATGACTGGGAAGCCGGCGACGCCGTCGCCGAGCGCACCGTCGAAGCCTATTTCGAGCTGTTGAGCGAGCCGCTGGCCTTCGCCATCAACATCAGCGGCGCGACCATCGTGCCAGCCGGCGGTGGGCTGTCGGCCCGGATCAAGCTGCTTGAAGGGCTGGACAAGGCCGTGCGTCAGAAGACGCTCAATCCTTATAAGGATCCACTGATCGTACCCGGCCACTTCTTCAAGAATGGCGGCCTGATCGGTGTGTCGGTACTGGCGGCGCAGATGCAGCAGGGAAAAGTCTGA
- a CDS encoding M20 family metallopeptidase, whose protein sequence is MQNTDRIWDIVEEQRPAFLELSDRVWGMPEIAYTEYRSVAEHRQMLEEQGFAITDGPAGIPTAVIGEAGTGGPIIAILGEYDALPGLSQEAGIAEPRPLPGNGHGHGCGHNMLGSAALLAATAVKNYLAENNLPGTVRYYGCPAEEGGAAKAFMVREGLFKDVDVAISWHPASMTRVDDARSLANTRIDFTFTGRSSHAAAAPHLGRSALDAMELMAVGVNYLREHVPSDSRIHYAILDGGGIAPNVVQSRAKVRYAVRSRDVHAMKALNERVLKVARGAAMMTETEVEIKVISAVSNLLGNAPLEQLMFANMQRLGPVEFSETDRAYARQIQATLSAEDIENDYRAVGIPLRDETPLCDFIVPIEAKGEPMIGSTDVGDVSWAVPTVQARVATHAIGSPGHSWQITAQGKSDAAHKGLTYAAKIMAATATDLFANPELIEQAKAAHRTNLGKKPYENPIPADVTPPIQPRPMIE, encoded by the coding sequence ATGCAAAACACTGATCGCATCTGGGACATTGTCGAAGAACAGCGCCCCGCCTTTCTCGAGTTGAGTGACCGCGTCTGGGGCATGCCCGAAATCGCCTATACCGAATATCGTTCGGTCGCTGAACACCGCCAGATGCTCGAAGAACAAGGATTCGCCATCACCGATGGCCCGGCCGGCATTCCAACCGCTGTCATCGGTGAAGCGGGCACCGGCGGCCCGATCATCGCCATTCTCGGTGAATACGACGCCCTGCCCGGCCTCAGCCAGGAAGCCGGTATCGCCGAGCCGCGCCCGCTGCCGGGCAATGGCCACGGACATGGGTGCGGCCACAACATGCTGGGTTCGGCGGCGCTGCTCGCCGCCACGGCGGTCAAGAACTATCTGGCCGAAAACAACCTACCCGGCACAGTGCGCTACTATGGCTGCCCCGCAGAAGAAGGCGGCGCGGCCAAGGCCTTCATGGTGCGCGAAGGCCTGTTCAAGGATGTAGACGTTGCCATCTCCTGGCACCCGGCATCGATGACCCGCGTCGACGATGCGCGAAGCCTTGCCAATACCCGCATCGACTTCACTTTCACCGGCCGCTCGTCCCACGCAGCCGCTGCCCCCCATCTGGGCCGATCAGCGCTCGACGCCATGGAATTGATGGCCGTTGGCGTCAACTATCTGCGCGAACACGTGCCGTCGGACTCCCGCATCCACTACGCCATTCTCGATGGCGGCGGCATAGCGCCCAACGTCGTGCAGTCCCGCGCCAAGGTGCGCTATGCCGTACGCTCGCGCGACGTTCACGCCATGAAGGCGCTGAACGAACGTGTCCTCAAGGTAGCGCGTGGCGCCGCCATGATGACCGAGACCGAAGTCGAGATCAAAGTCATCTCCGCCGTCTCGAACCTGCTCGGCAACGCTCCGCTCGAACAGCTGATGTTCGCCAATATGCAGCGCCTCGGTCCCGTCGAATTCTCGGAAACCGATCGCGCCTATGCCCGCCAGATCCAGGCAACGTTGAGTGCCGAGGACATCGAGAACGACTATCGCGCCGTCGGCATTCCGCTGCGCGACGAAACCCCACTCTGCGACTTCATCGTCCCCATCGAAGCCAAGGGCGAACCGATGATCGGCTCCACCGACGTCGGCGACGTCTCCTGGGCTGTGCCGACAGTACAAGCCCGCGTTGCCACCCACGCCATCGGCTCTCCCGGCCACTCCTGGCAGATCACCGCCCAGGGCAAATCCGACGCCGCCCACAAGGGCCTCACCTACGCCGCCAAAATCATGGCCGCGACCGCCACCGACTTGTTCGCCAACCCCGAACTCATCGAACAAGCCAAAGCCGCCCACCGCACCAACCTCGGCAAAAAACCCTACGAAAACCCCATCCCGGCAGACGTAACCCCACCGATCCAGCCGCGACCTATGATCGAATAG
- a CDS encoding ABC transporter substrate-binding protein: protein MNCKLVTSTLALGLMLAAPAVAQEKFSLMLNWKAGGDHAPLYYALSQGWFNDAGVDLEIIQGNGSGAAATALSVNQVDMAIIDMPTALQFKGQGSDILGVFVAYNDSANGIYWKKSSGIESVADLPGHKLGAPASDAARQIWGPIAEAIDIDPNSVEWVNIQPTAKVAALQSGAIDATTHMYSVHFIYEDVFGDDLGFALLRDNGLNPYGLTYFTNGTVAAGKTELVRSVVHVTQKAFEFCLTTPEPCSHALSSAVSMKAADAARELEYASKVIPGEGNTLPIGAFNPERVAQDYKLVSEAFEITAFDPATAFTNDFIDTSISYPKQ from the coding sequence ATGAACTGCAAACTCGTGACATCGACTTTGGCTCTTGGCTTGATGCTGGCGGCGCCAGCCGTCGCGCAGGAGAAATTCTCGCTCATGCTCAACTGGAAGGCGGGCGGCGACCACGCGCCGCTTTACTACGCACTGAGCCAGGGCTGGTTCAACGACGCTGGTGTGGACCTTGAGATCATCCAGGGCAACGGTTCTGGCGCAGCCGCTACCGCGCTGAGCGTCAACCAGGTCGACATGGCCATCATCGACATGCCCACCGCCTTGCAGTTCAAGGGGCAGGGCAGTGACATCCTCGGTGTATTCGTCGCCTACAATGACTCGGCAAACGGCATCTATTGGAAGAAGAGCTCCGGCATCGAATCCGTCGCCGACCTGCCCGGCCACAAACTCGGAGCGCCAGCGTCTGACGCCGCCCGCCAGATCTGGGGGCCAATTGCCGAAGCCATCGACATCGATCCCAATTCCGTCGAGTGGGTGAACATCCAGCCAACCGCCAAGGTGGCCGCGCTGCAGTCGGGTGCCATCGACGCCACGACGCACATGTATAGCGTTCACTTTATCTACGAAGACGTATTCGGCGATGATCTCGGTTTTGCGCTACTGCGTGACAACGGCCTCAACCCATACGGGTTGACCTATTTCACAAACGGCACTGTGGCCGCCGGCAAAACGGAACTCGTTCGCTCTGTCGTGCATGTCACTCAAAAGGCCTTCGAGTTCTGCCTAACGACGCCGGAACCATGCAGCCATGCGCTGTCCAGTGCCGTCAGTATGAAAGCCGCCGACGCAGCCCGCGAACTCGAATACGCGTCCAAAGTGATCCCAGGCGAAGGCAACACACTACCAATCGGCGCATTCAACCCAGAGCGCGTTGCACAGGACTACAAACTGGTGTCGGAAGCCTTCGAAATCACCGCCTTTGATCCAGCGACCGCCTTCACCAACGACTTCATCGATACCTCGATTTCGTATCCGAAGCAGTGA
- a CDS encoding ABC transporter permease, which produces MPSVMRGYLYAVLAHVGFVVLWQIAVTVGRVPSYIMPGPIETFMALGEPSYNWLKHLWVTAAEIFGGYAIAVVVGVALAVLFVWIPVLNAALMPLLITLNMVPKVAMAPLFIIWFSYGIFPNMLIAFTICFFPIVLTTYRGLVEVEPDLLNLVKSLKGNRWQIFSKIQLPGSLPFLFSGMKVAAVLAVAGAVVGEFIASDSGLGYFLLVQQNALNTSAMMMALLLITGLGVLLYGAVAALEYVFVTRKGIAP; this is translated from the coding sequence ATGCCCAGCGTCATGCGAGGCTATCTCTATGCCGTCCTTGCACATGTCGGTTTTGTCGTTTTGTGGCAGATCGCGGTCACGGTTGGCCGTGTGCCATCCTACATCATGCCTGGTCCGATCGAGACCTTCATGGCGCTGGGTGAACCCTCCTATAACTGGCTCAAGCACCTCTGGGTGACGGCGGCGGAAATCTTTGGCGGCTATGCCATCGCCGTGGTGGTCGGCGTTGCGTTGGCCGTGTTGTTTGTCTGGATTCCCGTGCTCAATGCGGCCCTGATGCCCTTGCTGATCACGCTTAACATGGTGCCCAAAGTTGCCATGGCGCCGCTGTTCATCATCTGGTTCAGCTACGGCATTTTCCCGAACATGCTAATCGCCTTCACCATCTGCTTCTTCCCCATAGTGCTCACCACCTATCGGGGCCTTGTTGAGGTGGAGCCTGACCTGCTGAACCTGGTGAAATCGCTGAAGGGTAATCGTTGGCAGATCTTCAGCAAGATCCAGCTACCGGGTTCGCTGCCATTCCTGTTCTCGGGAATGAAGGTGGCAGCGGTGCTCGCGGTCGCAGGTGCTGTGGTGGGCGAGTTCATCGCCTCCGATAGCGGGCTTGGCTACTTCCTGCTGGTGCAACAGAACGCGCTCAACACCTCAGCCATGATGATGGCGCTGCTGCTGATCACAGGCCTCGGGGTGTTGCTCTATGGCGCTGTGGCGGCCCTCGAATACGTCTTCGTTACCCGCAAGGGAATTGCGCCATGA
- a CDS encoding ABC transporter ATP-binding protein, producing the protein MTNPATSKPFIRLEGVSKTYRFGGKEFLAVSDVTMDIQEGELVALVGPSGCGKSTLLKVLAGLHGFDAGTVQIGNDLSPFTPGRDIGMVFQQALLLKWRTILDNVLLPAEILGLPMAASRERARGLLDMVGLGKFGDAYPSQLSGGMQQRASIARSLVHDPKLILMDEPFGALDALTRERMNLELMRIWKESGKTILFVTHGIQEAVFLGSQVAVLTAGPARMAAHFQVDLPEPRTLSVKTSEKFGEYTKQIYTLLGME; encoded by the coding sequence ATGACCAATCCTGCAACATCAAAGCCTTTCATTCGGCTCGAAGGCGTCAGCAAGACTTATAGGTTCGGCGGCAAAGAGTTTCTGGCGGTCTCTGATGTGACCATGGATATCCAGGAAGGCGAACTCGTCGCTCTGGTAGGCCCATCGGGTTGCGGCAAATCCACCTTGCTCAAGGTTTTAGCGGGGCTGCATGGGTTTGATGCCGGCACTGTCCAGATTGGGAATGATCTCTCGCCATTCACACCCGGCCGCGACATCGGCATGGTGTTTCAGCAGGCCTTGCTGCTGAAGTGGCGCACCATTCTCGACAATGTGCTGCTGCCAGCCGAAATCCTAGGCTTGCCCATGGCGGCCAGTCGCGAGCGGGCGAGGGGCCTGCTGGACATGGTGGGTCTCGGCAAGTTTGGTGACGCCTATCCGTCCCAACTGTCCGGTGGCATGCAGCAGCGCGCTTCGATCGCCCGGTCTCTCGTCCACGATCCCAAACTGATCCTGATGGATGAGCCGTTCGGTGCACTAGATGCGCTGACCCGCGAGCGCATGAACCTCGAACTGATGCGTATCTGGAAGGAGAGCGGCAAGACCATCCTGTTCGTAACTCACGGAATTCAGGAAGCCGTGTTTCTTGGCTCGCAGGTGGCGGTGCTGACCGCCGGTCCCGCGCGCATGGCCGCCCACTTTCAGGTCGACCTACCCGAGCCCAGAACGCTGTCGGTCAAGACCAGCGAGAAGTTCGGTGAATACACCAAGCAGATCTACACCTTGCTCGGCATGGAATAA